The genomic stretch CACCGCGGGCACCGCCACGGGGGCGGACGCCGGGGCCGGGCTCGCGGGGGGCGCGCTCGGCGGACGCGCGGCTCCCGCCACGGGCGGCGGTGGCACCGCTCCAGGAGGACGGGCCTGCTGGGTGGGCGCCACGGGACGCCGCGCGGGGTCCACAGTGGCCCGAGCACCAGGACCCGCCATGGGGGCCGCCCCAGGGCCCGCCGCGGGCCGGACACCGGGACCCGCGATGGGAGCCGCGCCAGGACCCGCGGCTGGGCGGACACCTGGGCCCGCGATGGGCGCACCTGGGCCCGCGCTCGGCACGACACCGGGGCCTGCCGCGGACCGGACACCTGGGCCCGCCATGACGGGCGCTCTGGGGGCCACGCCCACGGGAGCGCCCGGTGCGGCCTGTTCCGAGGCGGAGACGGGCGGTGCGCCCGGGCCCCACAGTTCGCGGGGAACGACCTCGCGCGCTTCCGGGAAGCGCCAGGGAAAGGCGAAGTTGAGCCCGTCCTCGGACATCTGGAGCCGGCCCTGGATGGAGCCGCTTTCGATGAGCAGTTCAATGGTCGGCAGGGTGAGGGGCCCCCACATGGTGCCCCTGTCGTTGCGGACCCAGTACTGCCGGACCTCACCCTCCGCCATGCGCGGCCTTGCTCCTTCGTCCTGCGAGAAAAGCGAACCCTACCGCTGTCCTCCGTCGCATCAAAGCAGAGCGCCGGAGCGCGAGCCCCTTACTTCGACTCAGGGCGCCGCGCCATCCAGTGCCGCCAGCCCGAGCGCTGCCAGGCACGCCGCGTCCGCCTTCTGTTCAGCGGGCGGGTCAAAGCAGTACACCTCGCTGTCGAAGACCTTGCACAGCCCGTCCGGGGTGGCCGCACAGGCCGCCTTCGAGAAGGCGTTGGTGCAGTTGTACCCACACACCGGGCCCGCCTCGGTGTTCTTGCACTGCGGCGCGGGCAGTTCGCGCTTCCAGGCGCACAGGGCGGCGGGGGACGGGTCGAAGCAGGTGATGTTGCCGCCGGCCAGCTTGCAGACGCCCGCGGGCGTCCGGGCACAGCGCACCCCCTCCGAGGCGCTGATGCAGCCGTAGCCACACGTCAGTTCCATGGCGTTGCTGTTGCACTGGGCGGTGGGCGTGTCCTTGCCGTACACGGCGAACACCACGGCGGGCGGGTCGAAGCACTCCACCTCGCCACCCCGGCCCCGGCAGACGCCCGCGGGGGACTGTGCGCACTTCACCCGGCCGGGCTGCGTGGCGCAGTTGTAGCCACACGCCACCACCCCATCGATGCTCTGACACTCCGGCTTCGGCAGCGCCGCGCCATAGGCCTTCTGCACGTAGGCCGGCGGGTCGAAGCAGACCGCCTGCCCGTCAATCACCTGGCAGTGGCCCTGCGGTGTCTGCGCGCACCGCACCCGCTGTCCGTCCGACTTGCACCCATAGCCGCAGGACACCTTGCCGTCGATGGTGCGGCACGTCGGCTTGGACGGGTCCTGCGGAAGCGGAACCGAGCCCAGGGTGAGCGCCAGTACGGTGAGGAAGGAAGCGAGCACGGGGACCTCGGCGGGGGGAGCGGAGTCGTCCCGGCATTGACGCCCAAGGTGCGCGGTGACGCAAGAAGCGGGCGGTCATGGGCGGCGGGCCGGGCCCATGGTACCCAGGCGCCGCCTGCGAGGAGGTTCACCCCGGTGGACGTGGACGTCAGTGCGCTGCACCTCATCCTGCTGTGCGTCGCCGCGCTGATTGCCGGCATGGTGGATGCCATCGCGGGGGGCGGTGGGCTCATCTCCCTTCCCGCGCTGCTGGCCGCGGGCCTTCCGCCCCACGTGGCGCTGGGCACCAACAAGGGGCAGTCCGTCTTCGGCTCGTTCGCCGCGCTGGTGCGCTTCTCCCGCGCGGGGCTGGTGGATGGGAACCTGGCGCGGGTGACGTTCCCCTTCGGCCTCGGTGGGGCCTTCGGGGGCGCGGCGCTGGTGCTGCTGGTGAAGCCGGAAGTGCTCAAGCCACTGGTGCTGGTGCTGCTCATCGCGGTGGCGGTGTTCCTCGCCTTCCGCAAGTCACCGCGTCCGGGGGACACGCCGGAGCCCGGGCCGCCCGCGCGCGCACGGGCCATTGGCGCGCTCATCGCGTTGGTCATCGGCACCTACGACGGCTTCTTCGGACCGGGGACGGGGACGTTCCTCATCGTGGCCTTCTCGTCCCTGCTGGGACATGGCCTGGCGCGCGCGTCCGCGGATGCGAAGGTGGTGAACTTCGCCTCCAACCTCGCCTCCGTCGCGTTGTTCGCCTTCAAGGGCGTGGTGCTGTGGAAGGTGGCGCTGCCCATGGCCGGCGCCCAGTTCGCGGGCGCCTACCTGGGCGCGCACCTGGCCGTGAAGGGCGGCGACAAACTGGTGCGCAAGGTGGTGCTGGGCGTGGTGCTGGCCCTGGTGCTCAAGCTGGGGCACGACGTGGTGACCGCCTGAGAGGCCGTCACCCCGCCGTCAGCCGATGTGCACCAGCAGCGCCTCACGGCGCTTCGCCACGGCGGCCATGAACTTCTGGAGCTCCTCGAAGTAGGAGAGCAGCTCCTCCAGTGGATCGACCTCGGCCTCGGGCTCATCCCATGTCCCGGGGTAGATGTCCTGGGCCTGCATGGCGGACGCGTCGTAGCGCGCGCGCAGCGTCTTCCCCGTCACCTGCTGCAGCGCCGTGGCCAGGGCCTGCACCTGGGCCGGCGTGAAGACGCGCGCGGTGCCTTCCTCGGAAGGGATGTCGCCCACGTCCTCGCCGCCACGCACCAGGAAGTCCAGCGGCGCGCTGCCTTCCCACGGCGTTCCGGTCAGCAGGTACTGGAGGCCATGCCACGCCTCGCCGATGTCCAACTCCAGGAACGCCGAGCCCTTCGGGTCACCGAAGTCCTCGTCATCGTCGACGAAGTCCTCCAGCCGTTCGGGGGCCTGGAGCAGGGCAACGCGTTGGGCCTCGGTGGCGCTGCGCAGGGTGCAGAGCATCTCCATGGAGCTATTCCACCACCACCAGCTTGGCGTTGTTCTCCACGGCGGTGCCTTCCTTGGCGAACAGCTCCGTCACCTTGCCCGCCTTCGGGCTCTTGAGCTCGTTCTCCATCTTCATGGCTTCCACCACCACGAGGCCCTGGCCCTCCTTCACCTCGTCGCCCACCTTCACCAGCACCTTCACCACCTTGCCCGGCATGGGCGCGGTGACCAGCTGCTTGCCTTCGACGGAGAAGGCCGCGTTGGCCGCGCGCAGCCGGAGCCGGCGTTCATCCGCCACGTCGATGCGGTTCACCTGGCCGCGCAGGAGCACGCCAATCTCGTCGCCGTTCTCCTCGAACTCGACGTTGTACGACTGGCCGTCCACCAGCATGGACAGCGTGCCGTGCTCCAGCGCCAGCGCGTCCACCTGGTACGTGGTGGCGCCCACGGTGATTTTGAACTGGTCGTTCCCCAGGGGCTCCAGGTCCACCGGAACCGCTTCCTTCTGGCCCTGCTGCTTCGTGAAGTAACGCATGGAAGTCCTTCCGAGCTGGGGGTTAGCGGCGCGCGCGCAGCGCCTGCTTCCAGGGGGAGACGCCGCCGTTGCCACCGCCCTGGCCGCCACTGGCGCTGGGCAGGGTCTTCGCGCGCTTCTGGTCCTTCTGGTACGTGTGCACCACGCTGGCCAGCAGCGCCATCTCGCTCAGCTTCGGGTCCTCCGCGCCCAACAGTGCATCGTGCTGGCGGGTGAGGAAGCTGGTGTCGTAGTCGCCCTCGATGAACTCGGGGTGCGCCAGGATGGCCTTCAGGTAGCGGATGTTGGTCGTGATGCCCTTCACCACGTACTCGGACAGCGCGCGCTGCGTGCGCGCGATGGCCTCGCGCCGCGTGGGGGCCCACACGGACAGCTTGGAAATCATCGGGTCGTAGACGTTGGGCACCGTGTACCCGGGGAACACGCCCGAATCGTCACGCACGTTCGGTCCACCGGGCACGCGCAGATACGTAATCTTGCCCGGGCTGGGCATGAAGTTGCGGCTCGGGTCCTCCGCGTACACGCGGACTTCAATCGAGTGACCGCGCGGCGTGGGGGCCTCGGTGAGGCCGAGCTTCTCGCCCTCGGCGGCCTTGATCTGCATGGCCACCAGGTCCAGGCCCGTCACCCACTCCGTCACCGGGTGCTCCACCTGGAGGCGGGTGTTCATCTCCAGGAAGTAGAAGTTGCGGTGCACGTCCACCAGGAACTCCACCGTCCCGGCGCCCACGTAGTTGACGGCCTTGGCCGCCTTCACCGCGACCTCGCCCATCTTCGCGCGCAGCTCCGGCGTGAGGATGGGGCTGGGCGTCTCCTCCACCACCTTCTGGTGCCGGCGCTGCGCCGAGCACTCGCGCTCGTTCAGGTGGATGGTGTTGCCGTACTGGTCCGCGAAGACCTGGATCTCCACGTGGTGTGGCTTCTCCAGGTACTTCTCGATGTAGACGGCGTCGTTGCCGAAGGCGTTGAGGGCCTCGCTCTTGGCGGCGCGCCACGAGGACTCGAAGTCCTCCATGCGCTCCACCTTGCGCATGCCCTTGCCACCGCCGCCGCCCGCGGCCTTGAGCATGACGGGGAAGCCAATCTTCTCCACGTAGGCGCGCGCTTCTTCGACGGAGGCGACGGGCTCGGTGGTGCCGGGCACCACGGGCACGCCCGCTTTGATCATGTTCGCGCGGGCGCGCGTCTTCTCGCCCATGGAGTCCATGGCGGAGGCGGGCGGGCCGATGAAGGTCAGGCCTGCGGCGTCACACGCGCGGACGAAGGCGGCGTTCTCGGAGAGGAAGCCGTAGCCGGGGTGGATGGCATCCGCGCCGGCCTGCTTCGCGGCGTCGAGGATGCGCTGCTGCACCAGGTAGCTCTCACGCGAAGGCGGGGGCCCCACGAAGATGGCCTGGTCAGCCGTGCGCACATGCAGGGCGGAGCGGTCCGCCTCCGAGTACACCGCCACCGTGGCGATGCCGAGTTCCTTGCACGTGCGCATCACCCGGATGGCGATCTCGCCGCGATTGGCGACGAGCACTTTGCGGATCTTGGGCATGGGGCCCGTCTAGCACGGGGCGACCCTGTTTGCCGCCTCTACTTCCGGGTGTTGAGGTACTGCTCCATGTAAGCGCGAGCCTGTGTCAGCTTGGCCTCCACGAAGCGGTCGTCCTCGTCCGGCTCCGGCGGAGACGGCGGACCCGACCGTCCAGGTTCGTTGCCGAAGTCGACCGCGGCAGCCAACAGGTTGCGTGCCGCGTTGCCGCCGCCGAAGAGGCGGGCCAGCATGCCCGTCTCCACGTCCAGCCAGCGCGCCGCCTGCCGGATGACGTCCAGAACCTCACCTTCCACGGCCTTGGACGGGCGCCCCGGGCCGCTGATGCACGAGCGCGCGTAGCTGTGCTCGCGGTCCACGAAGAGGCCCAGCGCCCGGTCCCGGAAGTCCTGCGCCAGCGCCTGACTCATGGCGTCGAGCTGCTCTTCCAGGAAGGGCTGCTCGGACTTGCGCGCCTTGCGGCCAGGGGCGGGCGGGAGCTCCAGCTCGACGGCGTGCCAGCCGGCATCGGCCAGCCCCTCTGGCGGAGGCTCCACCCACTTCACCTCGGGCGTGGCCAGGTCCACCGCCTCGCAGACACGCTTGAGCGTCTGCCGCAGGGCGGTGAGGTTTCCTTCGACGTCGGAGAGAAAGAGGATGAGGCGACGGTGGGACAAAATGAGATTCCTTTCCTGGCCCCTGTAAGCCCGTTCGTCACCCCCAAATTTCCCCCTTCGCGCGCGCCTGCCTGCCCTGCTGGCGACAGAGGGCGGGCAGGCGAGGGCTGGAAGAAACCTAGAGCGGGATGTTGCCGTGCTTGCGGGGGAGGTTCTCCTGGCGCTTGTCCTTCAGCAGCTCCAGGGCGCGGATGAGCTTCGCGCGCGTCTCCTCCGGACGGATGATTTCGTCGATGTAGCCCAGCTCGGCCGCCTTGAACGGGGTGGCGAACTTCTCGCGGTAGTCCGCCGTCAGCCGGGCCCGCTCGGCGGCGGCGTCCGGGGCATTGAGCAGCTCGTTGCGGAAGATGATGTTGACCGCGCCCTCGGGGCCCATGACGGCGATTTCGGCGGTGGGCCAGGCGAAGTTCATGTCCGCGCGGATGTGCTTGGACGCCATGACGTCATAGGCGCCGCCGTAGGCCTTGCGGGTGATGACGGTGACCTTGGGGACGGTGGCCTCGGCGTAGGCGTACAGCAGCTTGGCGCCGTGGGTGATGATGCCGCCCCACTCCTGGTCGGTGCCGGGGAGGAAGCCGGGCACGTCCACCAGCGTGACGAGCGGGATGTTGAAGCAGTCGCAGAAGCGCACGAAGCGCGCGGCCTTGATGCTGGCGTCGATGTCCAGCACGCCGGCGAGCACCGCGGGCTGGTTGGCGACGACGCCCACGCTGCGCCCGTTCATGCGCGCGAAGCCGATGACGATGTTCTTCGCGAAGTGCTCCTGCACCTCGAAGAAGTGCTTGTCGTCGACGATGGCCTTGATGACTTCCTTGATGTCGTAGGGCTTGTTGGGGTTGCTCGGGACAATCGTCTTGAGCGACTCCTCGGCCCGGAACGCGTCGTCCTCGCACGGCTGGACGGGCGCCTCTTCCTGGTTGTTGGAGGGCAGGAAGGAGAGCAGCTCGCGCGTCATCACGATGGCGGCCTGCTCGTTCTCCGCCGCGAAGTGGGCCACGCCGGACTTCTGGTTGTGCGTGACGGCGCCGCCCAGCGCTTCCTTCGACACCTCCTCGTGCGTCACCGTCTTGATGACGTCCGGGCCGGTGATGAACATGTACGAGGTGTCCTTCACCATCATGATGAAGTCGGTGATGGCCGGCGAGTACACCGCGCCGCCCGCGCACGGACCCATGATGAGCGAAATCTGGGGCACTACGCCGGAGGCCAGGGTGTTGCGCACGAAGATGTCCGCGTAGCCAGCCAGGCTCTCCACGCCTTCCTGGATGCGCGCGCCGCCCGAGTCGTTCAGGCCGATGACGGGCGCACCCACGCGGGTGGCCAGGTCCATGATCTTGCAGATCTTCTGCGCGTAGGCGCCCGACAGCGAGCCGCCGAAGACGGTGAAGTCCTGGGCGAAGACGAAGACCTTGCGGCCTTCCACGGTGCCGTAGCCGGTGACGACGCCGTCGCCGGGAATCTTCTTGTCGCCCATGCCGAACTCGCTCGAGCGATGGGTGACGAACTTGTCCAGCTCGCAGAAGGAGCCGGGGTCGAGGAGCAGGTCGATGCGCTCGCGGGCCGTGAGCTTGCCGGCTTCGTGCTGCTTGGCGATGCGGTCGGCACCGCCACCCAGCTCAGCCTGCTTCTCCATCTTCTCGAGACGCGCGCGGAGGGGGTCCTTCTCGGGAGTCTGGTCCATGGGGCGCGTCTAGCATGATTGGGGCGGGGACGCGCTGCCTGGATTCCTGGCGTCCATGGCGGAACGCCTGGGGTCGTCAAGCACTGCATCCACCGCCGCCAGGTCCAGGCCGTAGCGCTGGCGGACCTCCACCAATGGCGCCTCCCACATCTGTCGCCAGGGTGCCCCGAAGAGCAGCCGGGCCCGTTGTCCCAGCAGCCAGCCCCGGACGATGGCGCGCATGCGCTCCTCGCGCTGGGAGAACGCATAGAAGAGGGTGTTCGTCAGGCCGCCCGCGAGGATGCCCAGCGCGAAGGGGCTGCCCACCTGGGCCAGGCTGAAGGCCTGGATGCCCAGCTCGCCCGCCACGCTCGTCGGAAAGCCGGTGAGGACGTGCCAGACGTCATGGGATTCGAGCAGGTGCGCGCGCACGTACTCCTCGTCGGTCCGCGCCTCCAGATAGGGCAGTGCGTCAGGGTTCACCTGGTTCGCCTCCAGGTGGTCGACGAAGGCACGTCCCAGGGTGTGCTCGGGCAGGGCGCGCAGCGCGGCCAGGTGGAGCAGGCCCACGCGCGGGCGTTCGATGAAGGACTGGGCCGCGGAGGCGTGGCGCATCAGCCGCTCCACCAGCCGCCGCATCGCCACGGGGGGCGCGAGCACCGGGGCCAGACCCAGGACGTCCTGGAGTTTCTCCGGGTCGCGGAGGGCCCGTGCCATCCGCCATGCCGTCCACGCATACGCGACAGGATTCCACATGGTGCCTCCAAGGCGGGGGGACGCTGGGGCCGACCCGTCCAGCGTATGTGGGAGGCGCAAGGGCGGGGCGGGGTGGCCGCGGCCGTGCTCGCGGGTGGACATCCCGAAGGCCGAGGAGCGGACACTCAGGGGGCGGGCAGTCGGCCGGGCCGCTTCCAGGTCCGTGCGCGCCGGGTGGAGGGGACGGAGGTTGAAGCCATAGGAGGGTCGCCATGCGTGCCGCGCGAG from Myxococcus xanthus encodes the following:
- a CDS encoding TSUP family transporter is translated as MDVDVSALHLILLCVAALIAGMVDAIAGGGGLISLPALLAAGLPPHVALGTNKGQSVFGSFAALVRFSRAGLVDGNLARVTFPFGLGGAFGGAALVLLVKPEVLKPLVLVLLIAVAVFLAFRKSPRPGDTPEPGPPARARAIGALIALVIGTYDGFFGPGTGTFLIVAFSSLLGHGLARASADAKVVNFASNLASVALFAFKGVVLWKVALPMAGAQFAGAYLGAHLAVKGGDKLVRKVVLGVVLALVLKLGHDVVTA
- a CDS encoding YfbM family protein, coding for MEMLCTLRSATEAQRVALLQAPERLEDFVDDDEDFGDPKGSAFLELDIGEAWHGLQYLLTGTPWEGSAPLDFLVRGGEDVGDIPSEEGTARVFTPAQVQALATALQQVTGKTLRARYDASAMQAQDIYPGTWDEPEAEVDPLEELLSYFEELQKFMAAVAKRREALLVHIG
- a CDS encoding biotin/lipoyl-containing protein, yielding MRYFTKQQGQKEAVPVDLEPLGNDQFKITVGATTYQVDALALEHGTLSMLVDGQSYNVEFEENGDEIGVLLRGQVNRIDVADERRLRLRAANAAFSVEGKQLVTAPMPGKVVKVLVKVGDEVKEGQGLVVVEAMKMENELKSPKAGKVTELFAKEGTAVENNAKLVVVE
- the accC gene encoding acetyl-CoA carboxylase biotin carboxylase subunit; amino-acid sequence: MPKIRKVLVANRGEIAIRVMRTCKELGIATVAVYSEADRSALHVRTADQAIFVGPPPSRESYLVQQRILDAAKQAGADAIHPGYGFLSENAAFVRACDAAGLTFIGPPASAMDSMGEKTRARANMIKAGVPVVPGTTEPVASVEEARAYVEKIGFPVMLKAAGGGGGKGMRKVERMEDFESSWRAAKSEALNAFGNDAVYIEKYLEKPHHVEIQVFADQYGNTIHLNERECSAQRRHQKVVEETPSPILTPELRAKMGEVAVKAAKAVNYVGAGTVEFLVDVHRNFYFLEMNTRLQVEHPVTEWVTGLDLVAMQIKAAEGEKLGLTEAPTPRGHSIEVRVYAEDPSRNFMPSPGKITYLRVPGGPNVRDDSGVFPGYTVPNVYDPMISKLSVWAPTRREAIARTQRALSEYVVKGITTNIRYLKAILAHPEFIEGDYDTSFLTRQHDALLGAEDPKLSEMALLASVVHTYQKDQKRAKTLPSASGGQGGGNGGVSPWKQALRARR
- a CDS encoding acyl-CoA carboxylase subunit beta → MDQTPEKDPLRARLEKMEKQAELGGGADRIAKQHEAGKLTARERIDLLLDPGSFCELDKFVTHRSSEFGMGDKKIPGDGVVTGYGTVEGRKVFVFAQDFTVFGGSLSGAYAQKICKIMDLATRVGAPVIGLNDSGGARIQEGVESLAGYADIFVRNTLASGVVPQISLIMGPCAGGAVYSPAITDFIMMVKDTSYMFITGPDVIKTVTHEEVSKEALGGAVTHNQKSGVAHFAAENEQAAIVMTRELLSFLPSNNQEEAPVQPCEDDAFRAEESLKTIVPSNPNKPYDIKEVIKAIVDDKHFFEVQEHFAKNIVIGFARMNGRSVGVVANQPAVLAGVLDIDASIKAARFVRFCDCFNIPLVTLVDVPGFLPGTDQEWGGIITHGAKLLYAYAEATVPKVTVITRKAYGGAYDVMASKHIRADMNFAWPTAEIAVMGPEGAVNIIFRNELLNAPDAAAERARLTADYREKFATPFKAAELGYIDEIIRPEETRAKLIRALELLKDKRQENLPRKHGNIPL
- a CDS encoding Coq4 family protein; its protein translation is MWNPVAYAWTAWRMARALRDPEKLQDVLGLAPVLAPPVAMRRLVERLMRHASAAQSFIERPRVGLLHLAALRALPEHTLGRAFVDHLEANQVNPDALPYLEARTDEEYVRAHLLESHDVWHVLTGFPTSVAGELGIQAFSLAQVGSPFALGILAGGLTNTLFYAFSQREERMRAIVRGWLLGQRARLLFGAPWRQMWEAPLVEVRQRYGLDLAAVDAVLDDPRRSAMDARNPGSASPPQSC